One window of Dehalobacterium formicoaceticum genomic DNA carries:
- a CDS encoding TnpV protein, whose translation MNNITYQKNGDYQIPNLSIAPQDQPLGKYGRMRKTYLQKHRTALFNSLLLSEKLYPHLLEIDHTATRRMDQIMTDLQKKQTPPDKMIYQMEWVGYMNNLKAQAEELILAELIYN comes from the coding sequence ATGAACAACATCACTTATCAGAAGAACGGGGATTATCAGATACCAAACCTGAGCATAGCGCCACAGGATCAGCCTTTGGGGAAATACGGGAGGATGCGAAAAACATATCTTCAGAAGCATCGGACAGCCTTGTTCAATTCCCTACTCCTGAGCGAGAAACTCTACCCTCATCTATTGGAGATAGATCACACCGCAACCAGACGGATGGATCAAATCATGACCGATTTACAGAAAAAGCAGACACCTCCCGACAAGATGATCTATCAGATGGAATGGGTAGGATACATGAACAACTTGAAGGCGCAAGCGGAGGAACTGATACTGGCGGAACTTATCTACAACTAA
- a CDS encoding SNF2-related protein, whose protein sequence is MVQSDRYLTTIEKDELDHRERASIGMDNAIQESEMEQAPQPDPVAQEITQVDIDAALQKWNGNLESKQNVARYMQEHSRERNTAEWLRNEYGSSSASFTITKGDMTLELPWAKVQRYVAKLIAEDVFLTKPESSYADVESEPQHLTVEPSPIPYVPGDTVYLENNTAFIIEKIGQHDITLRDPSLFYPILRAESRESFLQLLERYPQPEAEHEKGENFRITDEHLGEGSRRDKFQRNLTAITTLLTLEKENRPATKAEQEILSKYIGWGGLSEVFDKDNNSFSGEFAQLKAILSEDEYNMARASTLNAHYTSPTVIKAIYNTVERMGFSTGNILEPACGTGNFFGLLPDSMADSRLYGIELDSITGRIAKQLYPNANIEITGFEKAELPDSFFDLAIGNVPFGNYKLSEKRYDTQSFLIHDHFFAKALDKVRPGGVVAFITSKGTMDKQSPEVRRYLAQRAELLGAIRLPNNAFLKNAGTEVTSDILFLQKRDRPIDVDRDWIYLDKNEDDITLNRYFADHPEMVLGKMEMKSGQFGMESTCSPVPDVDLSELLMTAMANIDGIIPEAELPDIEIGTSTSLPADPTVKNFSYTLINGEVYYRENSRMVRPELNQMAKERITGLVNLRECVNDLIQYQLEDYGDETIQQEQARLNYLYDSFTSKYGLINSRGNSLAFSEDNSYYLLCSLEDVDENGNLKSKADMFTKRTIKKRADITSVDTASEALAVSIGEKAVVDMSFMAKLTGIQEDQLAEELQGVIFRLPDLQSEDKPTYVTADEYLSGNVREKLRTAKLAARLSDIYLPNVSALEAAQPKDLEASEIDVRLGATWIDKSYIEQFMYDLFDTPWRNQGDIEVKYAPFTAEWNITNKNSIGYNNVAAYVTYGTDRANAYRILEDTLNLRDIRIYDTVTDPDGKERRVLNKDATTLAQQKQQTIKDAFQEWIFKDADRRQTLVRQYNEKFNSIRPREYDGQHIKFGGINPEIALRPHQVNAIAHILYGNNTLLAHEVGAGKTFEMVAAAMESKRLGLCQKPLFAVPNHLTEQWASEFLRLYPASNILVATKKDFETKNRKKFCARIATGEYDAVIIGHSQFERIPMSIERQERLLREQIDEIIDGIEEIKASGGERFTVKQLERTKKGLEERLKKLEAQERKDDVVTFEQLGVDRLYVDEAHSYKNLFLYTKMRNVAGLSTSDAQKSSDMFLKCRYMDELTGGKGIVFATGTPISNSMTELYTMQRYLQYNTLQKNGLTHFDCWASTFGETVTAIELAPEGTGYRARTRFSKFFNLPELMAMFKEVADIKTADQLDLPTPKVIYETVAVKPTEIQSEMVKELSKRAAEVHANKVDPSIDNMLKITSDGRKLGLDQRIINPLLPDDEASKVNACVNNIYRIWQEGSADKLTQLVFCDISTPKGRAMMQDDRAAKAGSQTINGIELAALEDSMPDYVTETGTVGFNVYDDIRNKLVSMGMPKHQVAFIHEANTEVRKKELFAKVRTGDVRVLLGSTAKCGAGTNIQDRLVALHDLDCPWRPGDLTQRSGRIERQGNLNEQVGIYRYVTEATFDAYLWQTVENKQKFISQIMTSKSPVRSCEDVDEAALSYAEIKALCAGNPKIKEKMDLDIDVARLKLLKSNHQSSQYRLEDNLLKYFPENIEKNKGYIKGFEQDLQTLKAHIPKDGEFIPMLIKNDTLTDKDNAGAALLEACKEVKGSESVEIGRYRGFSMHLSFDSFNREFQLTLKGAMSHPARLGMDARGNLIRIDNVLASMPERLKAVTDQLDNLYNQQAAAKAELGKPFPQEQELKEKTIRLSTLDAELNMDAGGHAPSSDALCKKDRPSILDCLKQPPKIGKELKGKHEKEMEAR, encoded by the coding sequence ATGGTCCAATCTGATCGCTATTTAACCACTATTGAAAAAGACGAGCTTGATCACCGTGAAAGAGCTTCCATAGGAATGGATAATGCCATCCAAGAAAGTGAAATGGAACAAGCGCCACAGCCTGATCCCGTAGCACAAGAAATCACACAGGTAGACATAGACGCTGCCTTACAAAAGTGGAATGGCAATTTAGAGAGCAAGCAAAATGTTGCTAGATATATGCAAGAACACAGCCGTGAGCGAAACACAGCCGAATGGCTGAGAAATGAGTATGGAAGTAGTTCTGCATCTTTTACCATCACCAAAGGCGATATGACACTGGAACTGCCGTGGGCTAAAGTACAGCGATACGTGGCAAAGCTCATTGCAGAAGATGTCTTTCTCACAAAGCCTGAATCTTCTTATGCTGATGTTGAATCCGAACCCCAACACCTAACTGTGGAGCCTTCCCCTATTCCATATGTCCCTGGCGACACGGTCTACCTTGAAAATAACACGGCATTCATCATTGAAAAAATCGGACAACATGACATTACCCTTCGTGATCCCTCACTCTTCTATCCAATCCTTAGAGCAGAAAGTAGAGAAAGCTTCTTGCAGCTTTTGGAGCGCTATCCTCAGCCCGAAGCCGAACATGAAAAGGGTGAAAATTTCCGCATTACCGATGAGCATTTAGGCGAAGGCAGCAGACGTGACAAATTCCAGAGAAATCTAACTGCTATCACGACTTTGCTGACACTTGAAAAAGAAAACAGACCCGCTACAAAAGCAGAACAGGAGATCTTGTCGAAATATATCGGCTGGGGCGGCTTATCAGAAGTATTCGATAAGGATAATAACAGCTTCTCAGGAGAGTTTGCACAGCTAAAAGCCATCTTGTCTGAGGACGAATACAATATGGCACGAGCCTCCACTTTGAACGCTCACTATACCAGTCCTACCGTAATCAAAGCAATCTATAATACCGTTGAACGCATGGGCTTTAGTACGGGCAACATATTAGAACCGGCTTGTGGCACAGGGAATTTTTTTGGCCTCCTCCCCGACAGCATGGCAGATTCAAGGCTATATGGGATTGAACTGGACAGCATAACTGGCAGGATTGCAAAACAGCTTTATCCCAATGCCAATATTGAAATAACTGGCTTTGAAAAAGCTGAGCTGCCTGATAGCTTTTTTGACCTTGCAATCGGCAACGTTCCTTTTGGCAATTACAAACTCAGTGAAAAGCGGTACGACACCCAAAGTTTTCTCATTCACGACCATTTTTTTGCAAAGGCACTCGATAAAGTTCGTCCCGGAGGTGTTGTCGCTTTTATCACATCAAAAGGCACAATGGATAAGCAATCCCCTGAAGTTCGCAGATACCTTGCACAGCGGGCCGAGCTTTTAGGAGCAATCCGACTGCCGAACAATGCCTTTTTGAAAAATGCAGGCACGGAAGTCACCAGTGATATTCTGTTTTTACAAAAGCGCGACAGACCGATTGATGTGGATCGAGATTGGATTTACCTTGATAAAAATGAAGATGATATAACCCTCAACAGATACTTTGCCGACCATCCTGAAATGGTTCTTGGAAAGATGGAGATGAAAAGCGGTCAGTTCGGCATGGAAAGCACCTGTTCGCCAGTTCCCGATGTTGACCTTTCCGAGCTGCTAATGACAGCTATGGCAAACATCGATGGCATTATTCCTGAAGCAGAGCTACCTGATATCGAAATAGGTACCTCTACTTCGCTTCCTGCCGATCCTACGGTAAAAAACTTTTCCTATACCCTCATAAATGGTGAAGTCTACTACCGCGAAAACAGTCGCATGGTGCGCCCTGAGTTGAATCAAATGGCTAAGGAACGTATTACTGGATTGGTGAACCTCAGAGAGTGTGTTAATGACCTTATCCAATATCAGCTTGAAGATTATGGGGACGAGACAATCCAGCAGGAACAAGCTCGTTTAAACTACCTTTACGACAGCTTCACCTCAAAATATGGCCTTATTAATAGTCGTGGCAACAGTCTTGCCTTTAGCGAGGACAATTCTTATTATCTCCTTTGTTCTCTTGAGGATGTAGACGAAAATGGCAATCTGAAGTCCAAAGCCGATATGTTCACCAAACGCACGATCAAAAAACGGGCTGACATTACTTCCGTTGATACTGCAAGTGAAGCGTTGGCTGTATCCATTGGAGAAAAGGCAGTAGTGGACATGTCATTCATGGCAAAGCTCACAGGCATACAGGAAGATCAGCTTGCTGAAGAACTACAGGGCGTTATCTTTCGCCTGCCAGATCTCCAAAGCGAAGACAAGCCCACCTATGTCACTGCCGATGAATATCTTTCTGGAAATGTCCGTGAAAAACTACGAACCGCAAAGCTTGCAGCAAGGCTATCTGATATTTATCTTCCCAATGTCTCTGCACTAGAGGCAGCGCAGCCGAAAGACCTTGAAGCATCAGAGATAGATGTCCGTCTTGGTGCAACTTGGATTGACAAAAGCTATATCGAACAGTTCATGTATGATCTGTTTGATACCCCATGGCGGAATCAAGGCGATATCGAAGTAAAATACGCACCTTTTACTGCCGAATGGAACATCACCAATAAAAATAGCATCGGCTATAACAATGTAGCCGCTTATGTAACCTACGGCACTGACAGAGCAAATGCCTACCGCATTTTGGAAGACACCCTTAATCTTCGCGACATTCGTATCTACGACACTGTAACAGATCCCGACGGAAAGGAACGACGTGTTCTCAACAAGGATGCTACCACCTTGGCACAACAAAAACAACAGACTATAAAAGATGCTTTTCAAGAATGGATTTTCAAAGATGCAGACAGACGGCAAACCCTTGTCAGGCAGTACAATGAAAAATTCAATTCTATCCGCCCCCGTGAATATGATGGTCAGCACATTAAGTTTGGCGGCATCAATCCCGAAATCGCCCTCAGACCCCACCAAGTCAACGCCATTGCTCACATTCTTTATGGCAACAACACCCTACTCGCCCATGAAGTCGGTGCAGGTAAGACATTTGAAATGGTAGCCGCAGCAATGGAAAGCAAACGCTTAGGTTTATGTCAAAAGCCTCTCTTTGCAGTGCCCAACCATTTAACCGAACAATGGGCAAGCGAGTTTTTAAGGCTTTATCCTGCTTCAAACATTTTGGTCGCTACAAAAAAGGACTTTGAAACAAAAAACCGCAAAAAATTCTGTGCAAGGATTGCCACCGGAGAATATGATGCAGTCATCATTGGCCACAGCCAGTTTGAGCGCATCCCTATGTCCATAGAACGGCAGGAACGCTTACTCCGTGAGCAGATTGATGAAATCATTGATGGTATTGAAGAAATCAAGGCAAGCGGTGGTGAGCGCTTTACAGTCAAGCAACTTGAACGTACCAAAAAAGGACTGGAAGAACGGCTAAAAAAATTGGAGGCTCAAGAGCGCAAAGATGATGTGGTGACATTTGAGCAGCTTGGTGTTGATAGACTCTATGTTGATGAGGCACATAGCTATAAAAATCTATTCTTATATACCAAAATGCGAAACGTGGCAGGACTCTCTACCTCTGATGCTCAAAAATCCAGTGATATGTTTCTAAAATGTCGCTATATGGATGAGTTGACTGGCGGCAAAGGCATTGTATTTGCCACTGGCACGCCTATCTCAAACTCCATGACTGAGCTTTACACCATGCAGCGATATTTGCAGTACAACACGTTACAAAAAAATGGTCTTACCCACTTTGATTGCTGGGCAAGCACCTTCGGTGAAACAGTAACGGCAATAGAGCTTGCACCAGAAGGCACTGGATACCGTGCAAGAACACGCTTTTCCAAGTTTTTTAATTTACCGGAGCTTATGGCGATGTTTAAGGAAGTAGCGGATATCAAGACTGCTGATCAGTTAGACTTGCCGACCCCAAAAGTAATCTATGAAACGGTTGCCGTAAAGCCTACAGAAATCCAATCGGAGATGGTTAAGGAGCTATCAAAACGGGCAGCCGAAGTCCATGCGAATAAGGTTGATCCATCTATCGATAATATGCTCAAAATTACATCTGACGGTCGAAAGCTTGGGCTTGATCAACGGATCATCAATCCCCTACTGCCCGACGATGAAGCAAGCAAAGTTAATGCCTGCGTCAACAACATCTACCGTATCTGGCAAGAAGGCTCTGCAGATAAGCTGACACAGCTTGTGTTTTGTGATATCTCCACGCCTAAAGGAAGGGCCATGATGCAGGACGATCGGGCTGCAAAGGCAGGTTCACAGACCATTAACGGTATTGAGCTTGCCGCGCTTGAGGATAGTATGCCTGATTACGTCACTGAAACTGGCACTGTTGGATTTAATGTTTATGATGATATTCGAAACAAGCTGGTGTCAATGGGAATGCCAAAGCATCAGGTGGCTTTTATCCATGAGGCAAATACAGAAGTGCGGAAGAAAGAACTCTTTGCTAAGGTTCGCACTGGCGATGTTCGTGTTCTGCTAGGCAGTACGGCCAAATGTGGTGCGGGTACAAATATTCAAGACCGTCTTGTCGCCCTACACGACCTTGACTGCCCGTGGCGTCCCGGAGATTTGACCCAGCGTTCAGGCAGAATTGAACGTCAAGGCAACCTCAATGAGCAAGTTGGGATCTACCGCTATGTAACTGAGGCGACCTTTGATGCATACCTTTGGCAGACTGTCGAAAACAAGCAAAAATTCATCTCACAAATAATGACCTCCAAAAGTCCTGTTCGTTCCTGTGAGGATGTAGATGAGGCTGCTCTCTCCTATGCCGAAATCAAAGCGCTCTGTGCAGGCAACCCCAAAATCAAAGAGAAGATGGACCTTGATATCGATGTGGCGAGGCTCAAACTTTTAAAATCAAATCATCAAAGCAGCCAGTACCGTCTTGAGGATAATTTGCTGAAATACTTCCCTGAAAACATAGAAAAAAACAAAGGCTATATCAAAGGCTTTGAGCAGGATTTGCAGACCCTAAAAGCGCATATTCCAAAGGATGGCGAATTCATACCAATGCTCATTAAGAACGATACCCTAACGGATAAGGACAACGCAGGAGCAGCACTCTTGGAAGCCTGCAAAGAAGTAAAAGGTAGTGAATCCGTAGAGATTGGAAGATACCGTGGATTCTCTATGCATCTATCCTTTGACAGCTTCAACAGGGAGTTTCAACTCACACTCAAGGGAGCAATGAGCCATCCTGCTAGACTAGGTATGGATGCCCGAGGAAATCTCATTCGTATTGATAATGTTCTTGCTTCTATGCCTGAGCGCTTAAAGGCGGTAACAGATCAACTGGAC